The following coding sequences lie in one Treponema sp. OMZ 790 genomic window:
- a CDS encoding ABC transporter ATP-binding protein yields the protein MNRLKRFFRMFSYFEKIERGSMWSNIFFYIIEAVRPLCLLYLSKIIIESLISQKSINEVLKSTIILLTSFMLLSIIAGVLEKRFMYHLKCFSKKHTMEKALKVLRLNFELTEQNEFQNELNAIKQFERFIVFSNSDFMRKTGTCVGGFIGAGTALYFFIDLFNSQGFMGLSAAFINWSFLILLIAFNIISFYVSKYIYEKFGVHISGEVKKNSRYLKTYMDLIYDYRTGKDIRLYDKDLAEKYTKTYLAMQKSSHDFMAKFFSRTIGALRLLEGALLILVFLFVGLKAIYGSIQLSEVFFFIGAINLFSAQIREAADGLTTLVPSDKSRQKLLNFLDIDEKKYSGNLSIKKDAPLIFELKNLSFKYPDQDKYALKNINLKIDANQKLAMVGKNGSGKTTLIKLLVRLYEPTEGEILLNGVNIKDYDYDEYIDIFSIVFQDFKLLSLKLGENVAASSTYDKEKVSDSLSKTGMEDFYKKHGSEAYLYQNFETEGIEASGGEAQKIAMARAIYHGGKIFILDEPTAALDPISEAEIYSHFDTITSKNNAIYISHRLSSCKFCDQIAVMDEGNLVQYGNHDELVSDTRGKYYELWSSQAKYYQEEENVDKDF from the coding sequence ATGAATAGGCTTAAAAGATTTTTTAGAATGTTTTCTTATTTTGAAAAAATAGAAAGAGGTTCAATGTGGAGTAATATCTTTTTTTATATTATAGAAGCCGTAAGGCCCTTGTGTCTCCTATATTTATCCAAGATAATAATTGAATCACTAATCAGCCAAAAATCAATAAATGAAGTTTTAAAATCAACTATTATTCTTTTAACCTCATTTATGCTTTTGTCGATAATTGCAGGAGTTTTAGAAAAACGATTTATGTACCACTTAAAATGTTTTTCTAAAAAGCATACTATGGAAAAAGCTCTTAAAGTTTTAAGATTAAATTTTGAACTTACGGAACAAAACGAATTTCAAAACGAGTTAAATGCAATTAAGCAATTTGAACGTTTTATAGTTTTTTCTAATAGTGATTTTATGAGAAAAACGGGAACCTGTGTAGGAGGTTTTATAGGAGCAGGTACTGCCTTATATTTTTTTATAGATCTTTTTAACTCCCAAGGTTTCATGGGGCTTTCCGCAGCATTTATAAATTGGTCATTTTTAATTCTCTTGATAGCCTTTAACATAATTTCTTTTTATGTATCAAAATATATCTATGAAAAATTCGGAGTGCATATTTCGGGTGAAGTCAAAAAAAATTCCCGCTATCTAAAAACCTATATGGATTTAATTTATGATTATAGAACAGGAAAAGATATCAGATTATACGATAAGGACTTAGCCGAAAAGTATACAAAAACCTATCTCGCAATGCAAAAAAGTTCTCATGATTTTATGGCAAAGTTTTTTTCGCGTACCATCGGTGCACTAAGACTCCTTGAAGGGGCTCTTTTAATCTTAGTTTTTTTATTTGTAGGCTTAAAAGCTATTTACGGTTCCATTCAATTAAGCGAGGTATTCTTTTTCATAGGAGCTATAAACCTTTTTTCTGCTCAAATAAGGGAGGCGGCGGATGGATTAACCACCCTCGTTCCTTCAGATAAATCCCGCCAAAAATTATTAAACTTCCTCGATATAGACGAAAAAAAATACTCAGGGAATCTTTCAATAAAAAAAGATGCTCCCCTTATATTTGAATTAAAGAATTTAAGTTTTAAATACCCCGATCAAGATAAATATGCTCTTAAAAATATAAACCTAAAAATAGATGCGAACCAAAAACTTGCGATGGTAGGTAAAAACGGCTCAGGAAAAACAACCCTCATCAAATTACTTGTAAGACTTTACGAGCCGACTGAGGGCGAAATACTTTTAAACGGTGTAAACATAAAAGACTATGACTATGATGAGTACATAGATATTTTCTCGATAGTCTTTCAGGATTTTAAATTATTATCACTTAAATTAGGAGAAAATGTAGCGGCCTCAAGCACATACGATAAAGAAAAAGTTTCCGATTCCCTTTCAAAAACAGGTATGGAAGATTTTTATAAAAAGCACGGAAGCGAAGCATACCTTTATCAAAATTTTGAAACAGAAGGTATTGAGGCTTCAGGAGGCGAAGCTCAAAAAATTGCAATGGCACGTGCAATCTATCACGGAGGAAAGATTTTTATCTTGGATGAACCGACGGCAGCCCTCGACCCTATTTCGGAAGCTGAAATTTATTCTCATTTTGATACTATAACCTCAAAAAATAATGCCATCTATATTTCGCACCGGCTTTCTTCATGTAAATTCTGTGACCAAATCGCAGTTATGGATGAAGGTAATCTTGTCCAATACGGAAATCATGATGAATTGGTTTCAGATACACGAGGAAAATACTATGAGCTTTGGAGCAGTCAAGCAAAATATTATCAAGAAGAGGAAAATGTGGACAAAGATTTTTAA
- a CDS encoding J domain-containing protein produces MTSQDSFKDDIKNFISISQNISREEIKKEYYNLVKKYHPDMYTNNKSQYDKYMMILNHLYSNIKTNSKTETKTASDEYEKMKVNGKYTFINRDKKPEHVLDKSLFLYKMGLDKIFWSRDYLCAHPLSEGFGDEIVIKISQALYLAIKYLTDSIKLGKNNNWINEAKEKIQWAYEMNSRITRNLYDINSNKAVGFSLNR; encoded by the coding sequence ATGACATCACAGGATAGCTTCAAGGATGATATAAAAAATTTTATTAGTATATCACAAAATATTTCAAGAGAGGAAATAAAAAAAGAATATTATAATCTTGTAAAAAAATATCATCCCGATATGTACACAAACAATAAATCTCAATACGATAAATACATGATGATTTTAAACCATTTGTATTCAAATATAAAAACAAACTCCAAAACCGAAACTAAAACAGCATCCGACGAATATGAAAAAATGAAAGTAAATGGAAAATATACATTTATTAACAGAGACAAAAAACCGGAACATGTTTTGGACAAATCACTTTTTCTATATAAAATGGGATTGGATAAAATATTTTGGTCACGAGATTATCTTTGTGCACATCCTTTGTCTGAAGGTTTTGGTGATGAAATAGTAATCAAAATATCTCAAGCTCTTTATCTGGCCATTAAGTATTTAACGGACTCAATTAAACTAGGAAAAAATAATAATTGGATAAACGAAGCAAAAGAAAAAATTCAATGGGCCTATGAAATGAATAGCCGCATTACAAGAAACTTATATGATATAAATTCCAATAAAGCTGTAGGTTTTTCACTTAACCGATAA